Within Zootoca vivipara chromosome 17, rZooViv1.1, whole genome shotgun sequence, the genomic segment tcaagcctctgcttaaagacctccaaagaaggagactccaccacactccttggtagcaaattccactgccgaacagctcttactgtcaggaagttcttcctaatgtttaggtggaatcttctttcttgaagtttgaatccattgctctgtgtccgcttctctggagcagcagaaaacaatatttctccctcctccatatgacatcctttcatatatttgaacatggctatcatatcaccccttaaccttctcttctccaggctaaacatgccgtgctccctaagccattcctcataaggcatcatttccaggcctttgaccattttggttgccctcttctggacacgttccagcttgtcagtatccttcttgaactgtggtgcccagaactggacacagtactccaggtgaggtctgaccagggcagaatacagtggtactattacttcccttgatctagatgctatactcctattgatgcagcccagaattgcattggcttttttagctgctgctaaaTGTATTAACATATAtgatatatctaagaccttaaaattcttatagcaCAACCTTCATAAGTTGCTCCGcgaagccagaggcaaagtgTTGCAGCAGAGACTTGTGGGCGATTGATTCATttatgtatttggggggggggggatttctgacgCGCTTCTCGCCCCAGAGTCCGGAAGAGGCTCGCCGGAAAGGGAGCCAAAACCAACTCCCgtcccccggggggggggagaagggtcaGAAAAGTGAGTTCGGCAGACGAGCGACTTACTTCCGCAGTTCTACCCGGGACGAAGAGGCCTTGGCTCAGGAGAAGGGCAGGCGGCACGGAAAAAGGAGGACTCCCGGGAGCTTTTGGGGTGTGGAGGCAAAGGCGACGATGGGAGGGGGGGGTTTTCGGCCGAGGGACCTCTTCCGGGTCATGGTTCAACTACTTCCGGCGCCGTAGGGATCGGGCACGCAGAGACCGTAGACATGCTACAGGGTAGAGCGGCCTGCTCTCGTCCCACaatgccccccctctctcccttgctCTCTGGGTGCTATGCGTGGCCTCCttggatctgtcctgaaggcatctgtttttaatgctgcttttaatgtgcagtttttattgtaattatctgtgtGGTTTTTAACAGAACATGCAtggatagatgatgatgatgattattattattattattattattattattattattattattattttctaccccacccatctggccaggtttccccagccgctctgggcagctttcaacacaagatgaaaagcggggggggggggggaggacttcaaacattgaaaactttcctaaacagggcggccttcagatgttgtcttctaaaagtcagatagttgtttattttcttgacatctgatgggagataGATAGAGACATATATAAATACGTGTACATACGTCGTTTTAATTCGATTAGCGCttaattgtgtttgtttttgtcttcccCATGTGTTTTCAGCTGCTCTTATgttatctgtaagctgccctgagtcagggaagaggcagagtacataataataataataataataataataataataataataataataaatattgctaTTCCTATTTCCTGCTTTTCACCACTGCAGGGCACAACATCAATAATCCACAGTGAAATAACGTTCTCGTCCTTCACCTTCCCTTCTGCTGAGTCTCCTTGCGATGGTCGGCTTCTCCCTGGAAGCCCAGAAGCGCTTAGCGGCCGACATCACCCGCGTCCTCTCCCTCTACGGCTTCATTACGGATGCCTACATCATTGTGAGTCAGACCCCATCTCCACCACTGTGGGGAAGAAAGGGATCTGGGGCAGGGTGGCACCCCGGCCTCCTCACCGGGATCCGCATGATGAGCAGGCTGGGGCTCCTGGGCTTTTTCGGGGGGCGGGATGCTCCCCCCCTCCTGCACAACTCTTTGCAAGGCTCAGGCACACCATTCAAAGcaccaaagaactctgggaactatagttttcccacacagagctacagttcccagcacacttaacaaactgcgtttcccaggattcttcagggggAGGGCGCCGTGAGTGATGGGCAAGAAGTGCACATCTGTGACCCTGCTGTGACCCCTTTCTTCCCTGCTAGGAGTTTTTCACGGACAATCTGTGGGGCAGCCTTCCGCTGTCCTGGCAGGCTGCTCTGGCTGACCTCCAGCCCCCACAGCTGGCTGCCCTCCTGCTGGAAAACAGACACACCAGAGAGGAAGAAGCCAGGTAGGGTCAAGGGTGCTCCCCTGCTGTGGGTCTCCTTGGGCAGCCTCAAGCGTGCTTCCTCGGAAATGGGTGCATCTGAACCCTCCCCTTTTATGAACGGCATGCCAAAGGGATGCAGGACTCCTAGTGGGGTACTTAAAACAGAGACTGTTTTAAATTTTGTGAATTTAATTTTCTGTCCCTCCTGCCCCCTAAAGACAAATGAGAATGTGAGTGGCTCTGAGACTGCACAGGAGTAAGCCACGTTACCTGCCACCACttgtctccctccctcacccccctCAGGTACAGCTCGGTCTGGCCGCTCTCCCTGCTGGCCTTCAAAGCCTCTGCCGACGCCTTGGCATTCCCCAGGAGGCCCAGTGGCTGGGCTGGCAAGTCCAAGGAAGCCGGGAGGCCGGAAGAGTTCCGGGACAACCAGTGCCAGAGCTCCAGGCTACCGCCCCTTTTCCGGAAACATGTCAAACCCAAGAAGCAGCACGAGATCCGGCGGTTGGGGCAGGTACGgctgagctggggagggagggtggctCGAGTCAGCGAGCCCAGCTGCATGTCACGAAGGAGGCGAGAACTGCTACCCCCACTGCCAGGGCCAGCCCTGTTATCACTTGTTCCTTTTACATCCTGCCCAGGATGGCAAACGCACCACTACTGGAAAGCATTCTCGAAACAGGGCATTTGTTTTCTACCAAACAGAGATTTTGGTGTCACCAGGAACATGCATCAGATGCCAGCCTGGGTACATACAAAGGTCTTAAACTCCCTCCTGGAAGCCAGTTATGAGGGAGCCGGGCACAACTCCcgagggagggtattccacaaacaggaagccaccactgaaaaggccctgctatGAGTCAGCGCCAACCAGACAGCCCCCAGAATAAGACCTCCACAGCCTGTCATAGGGTCCAAGCCAGGCATCtgctttggcgggggggggggctgttgccagagctgctgctggtggtggtcaCTGCAGGAACTACTGCTGTGCTTCTGGTACCCcatggccctgcccaccattgtTTCCTTCGCACACTCCCTTCCACCTCTTCCTCCAGCCACACCTGGTTTcctctcctgttgctgctgctgcccatcctcctcctctccctctcctgggaAGCAGCCACTGCTCCTCACTGAATCCACTATGGGGTCCCTCCACCTTCGCTCCCTGAGTGGACAGCTCCCCAGCAGCCTCCCTGACTCCCATTTCCCCCGCAGATGGTGAAACGGCTGAGTGACCTCACGGGGTGCTGCCAGGTGGTCGACGTGGGCTCTGGCCAGGTAAGGAGGGATGGATGAGGCATTAGGTTGCTCTTCCTTTTCGGAGTCTCACAAAGTCTGCTTTATTTATCGTGTCTTCTCCCCGCCGttaccccccttccccccagggCCACCTGTCTCGcttcctggcctttggcctgggtCTCTCCGTCATCGCCATCGAGGGAGACCCCCGGCTGGTCACCCAGGCTGCCAAGTTCGACCAGGAGCTGGTGCAGGCGCTGAGGAAAGAGGGGGCCAAGCGACGAGGGCAGGTGAGAAGGCGGAACGTCAGGGTTGGGGAGGGGATGTGGTGTGTTGCAGAGGGTCCTGGCTTCCTTAGGAGGGGGGAGGCAGTCCCTCAGGTCCAAGCCATGGCAGGCAGCTTCCTCAGGCACTTTgtggattcccacatggcagggggtatgactagatgactctcgggggtcccttccagcttctgTGAGCCATGCGCCCTCCACTTAATGCCCTCTCCTTTTCCCTCAACCTCCATGGCTCCCCTAGCCAGAATCCCAGGAGCTGAGCCTTTTATGCCTCTCCCTTGAACCCAAACTCTGGtgcggttcctgcattgcagggggttggactagatggcccttagtgtcccttccaactctatgattcaatgaaaatATCAGGAATATACCGTCCTTGTATTCCTGAGGCAAAGGCTTTGGGACACCTCACCTGCGATCCAGATCCAATGTAATCTGTGGCCTGAGTGCAGCAGGAATCCAGTACAGGCACAACTTTTAGTTAGCCTCATATCTTAGGCATTTGTCCGTATCCCCCTACTGGCATTTATTTACCAAAGCTAGATTAAATGTATTTCCCTCGGAAGTTCTAAATGGTAGACTGAGAGGCATCCCCTACCAGAATAGGCTTTGTTTATGTTCCCAGGACGTCAGTTGCATGAAGCTTATCATACTGCATTTTGGTCACTATGAGCAAGCAAGGGATGAATGGATCAAACCCTCACTAGCAAATTTGCTGGGAAAATCTGAGGCCTCCCGTATTAAATACCTTCTGGAGGTTAGGTCAAGTGATATTACACTGaccgtggcaaagtttcttttggaggtcgcaagaaacaaagaccatcaCGCTCTAGACGTAACAAAATGACTCCCTCGGTCTCTTTCGCCTGTTGTTTGGTTGCTTTAACCGTATCTTGTTTTGAAACCGTTTTGTGGATCtatggaccgcaataaagatatttatttattataactgAGAGGACTCCTGTAGCTGTGACAATCAGAAGCAAGGAGGAGTATTTTCAGGGGAGCAAGGAAGAGAGTAGTGGTACCCCTGGATATGAATTTAATTCTTTCCAGGGGTCCGTTCTTACCCCGAAACAGTCACATCCAGAGGCACcacttgtgcacatgcgcacatggCGGAAACCTTActgttacttccaggtttcccgcATGCATAACCCGAAGGATACATATCCAGAGGTgttcgcaactagaggtaccactgtacaggctgTTCCTCACATGTCCACCAGAGGGAGCCTTAGGAGCTGGCCAAGGGACAGAGGGGCCAATCCCAGCCCTGTGGAGATGCTGCCAGTGGGGATGGAGCCTGGGGTCTcccgcatgcaaagcaggctccatcccactgagccacagcccttcttcTCAAAATAAAGTAGGACTCTTAGTCCTCATGGTTTATGAAAAAAGGGTTGAAATAGGAACGTAGCTTACACAGAGCCATATACCTTTGTTTTGGGAGCTCCCCAGGTTAGGGGGAGGCTGGCCCAAACCCACCCTAGTCCCCAGGCAGGGGTCCTGGCCTCACCCAGCTCCTCCCTGCTTCTCCCTCTGGGTGACACCGTCTCCCTCTTCGCCTCCCCGCAGGTCCCTAGTGGAATCTCTCTTGAGGGGCCGAGGCACGTGGCCGGCTGGGTGGATCCTGGGGCGCCGTGGACCGAGTTCTGGCAACTGCTGCAGCACCCAGAAGAGGAAGAGCATGGCCCTGTAGTGGACAGAGGCAGCCCTGGGGCCTTCCGGCCCAGAGAGACAGCAAACGTGGATCCTGGAGGAGAGGATCTTCCAGGCTCCCCGGAACGTGGAGCCGGCAACACACCCATCTGCCACACTCCCAGGGGGTGCCAGCTGCTCCTGACGGGACTCCACGCCTGCGGCGACCTGAGCGTGACGCTCCTGCGCTACTTTGCCCGCTGCCCCGATGTGGTGGGCATCACCTCTGTGGCCTGCTGCTATATGAAGCTCACCACGGCAGAAGCCCCCGTCCCACCAGGCCCTGGGCCCCCACACAGTCCTGCAGAGCCCGGCTACCCCCTGAGCACCTGGGTCTCCACCCTGCCCGGCCACCAGCTCTCCTACAAGGCCCGTGAGGGGGCCTGCCACGCCCTCGAGGACTACGCCCAACGGCTCAAGAGCCAGAGCTCCGCCCTCAGGACTCACTGCTTCCGCGCAGCGTTAGAGACGGTGATCCGGGCTGCTGACCCAGCCAAGAAGCGCCTGGGGGTACAGACCATCACCAAGGCCCACCAGCTCACCTTTAGCGAGTGAGTCCAGGGGGCAGCGAGCGCCAGGCCAGGCAGCTCCACTataggggggttgggctagatggcccttgggggtcccaccCAACTCTCTGTGGCTCCAAATGTTCCCAAGGAttttggaggtggggggtggaggacAGCATTGTGTGGATATGGGGCGGGGGCACAGCAAATGTTGGCCCCAGAAACCAAGGCGCTGCCAATAAGCAGTTATGAACCTtattagctgtaattcctgcaatgctgggggttgggctggatgtcCCTTGGGAGGCCCCGCaaataatgtaatgtaataatttattatttctaccccgcccatctggctgggtttccccagccactctgggcggcttccaacaaaagattaaaaatacatacaaagtTTGCCGTTCAACGGTTCTAATGGGTGTGGAAGCCaaaaggaaacccccccccaggggtgggtgggatttcccGAGACCTTTTGTGCTTCAGCCCAAGTGCAGGGGCTCAGcccggctctctctctctctccccccccccccccgcttccaggTACGCCCGCCTGGGCCTGGAGAGGGTAGGGATGGACCCTCAGGCGAGGCTGGAGCCTGGCCCCTTGCAGACGCTGCTGGCCCAGGAGGGGAAGGTGGTGGCCTTCTTCAGCCTGGCCCTCCTGCTGGCCCCCCTGGTGGAGACCCTGCTGCTTCTCGACCGGATGATCTTCCTGCAGGAGGAAGGTAAGCGAGGGGCTTCCCTGGCGGGTCAGATGGCcttgggggtgccttccaactctgcgattccaCGAATGAGCACTAGAGGGGGACATCAACCCCGCAGGCCTAGTTGATCCCCTCCAGAGAACTCcccacacctgccccccccccatgttaccCCAAGCACAGCCAGGACCCTCACCAGGCTCTCCTCCCCAAACAGGGTTTCACTGCCAGCTGCTCCCGCTCTTTGACCCCGCCTTCTCCCCCCGCAACCTGGTGCTGGTGGCGGCCAAGACCCCTCTGGGCTCCGCTCTCCTGGACGTGGCAGCGGAAGATTGAGGGAGACCGCTTGGCGATGCCTGGGCCCACAAACCCTGCCCCACACTGCAGGAAGCCAGAGAACAGCAACACCCGGGAGGGGAAAAGCATGGCGTGGGCACTCCGGACACCCAGATTCAGGCCCAAACAGGGCTCCCGCTGCCATCTTCCCTTGCAGCTGGCCTGGCCAGGGAGGGGTCAGGGAGGGTGGAAGAGATCTGGAGAGGTCTCTTCCCCTTCCATCTGTGCCGTGGAGGCAACACAGCAACCCAAAAGAGCTACGGAGACGCGAGTAGCCAAACACCTTCCTCCTTGGCACCCTCCTCAGTAAGGAAATGCAAAGGAGGGCAAAAGACCCTCACCCACCACTATCTGTCAAGTCCAGCTGAGGAACGGCCTCTCCCAGGACTTTCAGAGCGACAAAAGGCAGCTGGGAAGAGGACTTCAGGAAATTTCAGTGATTCATAAATTTTTTAAGTGACTTGGCTGCTCATTTCCATCATTTTCTGTGTTTTTTCCATGCACTGTGGCATTTTACGCATTGTAACTTTGCCGCTGTTTTTATTAATGTGTTGAATGTTTTTAATTTATCAACATAATTGTTGAGAGCAGATTTCTGCTTATCTGATATGTTCAGAATGAGTTTTACCGTGTACTATTGTGACGCTGTActgtgtactattatattcttGACTATTACCTTCGTTTGAAAGAAGTTGCTTATCCGAAAGTCGTATCTTTTATTGTGACCTTGCCAGAGAACAgccacctccacacacacaaagacacactcAGATTGCGGTTTAGGGGGTCCTTTATCAGGAGGCAACAGCCCCCACCTCAGCCGCCTCCTCGGTCTCCCCTCAAAGCGGAGAGTCTTTTGGGGTCCAGGCAGCCGGGCACAGATCCGCAGAACGAAAGGCCTCAATACCAGTAGGACTTTCTGAAGCGGCGCGTCTCCACGATGCCCAGGAGCTCCATTATCTCCTCCTGGAACGTCTTCAAGGAAGGGACATAGGTCTTCTCCAGGGCGTCCTCCACCGACGTGTCCTTGGGGCAGTCTTCAGCAGCaaggcaggggggaaaggaagagaagagaaaacgGGGCACAGGAAATTAGGAGACTGGGTGTgggcattgttgttttttaatgctatgGTGCAGGTTCTGTAAACCTGGaaccaagtttctagtccacaTGGTGACAGAGGACAGCTCAGAAACAAGGCAGGTTCCGCCCGACGCAACAGGCGGTCAGGATCCCCTTTTCCCCACGAAAATCCACTCCATGCCAACTCCACTCCCAAACGGAAGAGCCACTCACCTGTCCATTGTTCTGGGATGATGCCATCGTCCCTCTGCTCCAGGGGTTTCGGGATGATCCTGCCGGTCCGGAGGGAGACGCGgaccctctctccttcctccgtGTAGCGCCATTCAACCTCGGTGGGCAGcctggggggcaaggggcagacAAGAGGGGGGCCCAGGGACAGTCCAGTGAggatggggaagtggggggggttATTGAGGGGGGTGTTTGAAAAGAAGCTCAAGCTGAATTTCAacatctgctaaaaacattcttgcttaagccacccagatgcttaggaagttggtGTGGGTTAAAATTTTCTGCATACTGTAAATTTTTGCAATTGAGCGGTGTATagtttttataaaatataaataactaAACTTAGTCCGCGGATCAATCATCAAACTGTTAAACAATAATGATACAAATATCAGGGCTTTCTTTCTGGAAGTACTCAAGGTTACACAGTATTGGCaccctttttctagaagaaaagcactgaggataataataataattttattatttataccctgcccttctggtCAGGTTGCATTTGATGCTTCCCTTAAAAACACCAAAGTCTGAAGTCTTTGAGTATATGGCCCACAGGAGAAATAAGTCCCCAGGTGTTTGTTATAGTAAcaaaaaacaacgacaacaataGATATTTCATTTACCTAGTAGGATTTATATACCTCTTAATCATCTTTAATCTCACTGGTTGGTTTACAAATAATATTAAATGTTCATTCAAAAAATCCTGACACTTTCATTCTACAGCTTCCGGAGACAGACCTCATAAATTCGGACACTTGAGAAATCTATTTTTAGgccccaccttatttctgtgatctAACTTGTTCAAATCTGTTTTTAAGATTGCGTTTTAATTGCTGGAAATGGCCCTGGGGCCTTGGGGTGAAGgccagttaattaattaattaattaattaaaaataatatacaataCAATTACAATAGAAGAGTAGAAAGGGTTTTCTTCCAGTGAACGGGCCTGCTCTTTAGAGGCTTTTAGAACATTCAGCAGTTTAGAAATGTTCTTAAATAAAGGGGAGAGGGGCAGGCGTAACCCCTGGAAATGAATCCACCTTGCTTTTAGGGGGATAGCGCTCGTCCCCCACAGATCGTGGGATCACAGAACCATGGAGTTTGGAGGGACCCgaagatggtccgggaatcagcgtgtttttacatgagtagaatgtgtccttttatttaaaatgcacctctgggttatttgtggggcataggagtttgttcattttttttctcttcaaaatatagttctctcccccccccccaaggtctgagggacagtggaccagccccctgctgaaaaggtttgctgacccctgaagtcCAGCCCTCGGGCCACGCAGGGATCACAAGCAATGAATTCAGGAATGGTGACCGTGGGGCAAATGCTTAGTATTGCCCTGCCCCCTTACCTGTCAGTGGGGTCTACCAGGGACACCCAGTTCACCAGCAGCGGAGCCTCACTGGCCGTGTACATGCCACTGTAGATGGCGGACCTGCCCGTGTATCGGTAATGCTGcagggaagttgggggggggagaggaaaggaaggctgAGCCAAAGAGCACGTAAGGGTCTCAGGGGGCCAAAGCCCCCCAAACACCCCACTTCTctcctggggagggggagcctaAGGGCATCATCATCACTCACCACGTTCAGGCCCTCCAGGACGACCCAGTTCCGCTCTCGTATCACCTGGGAGACCATCCCTTGCTTGCCCAAGTCCTTCCCCTTCAGGATCTGGACCTAAAACGTCAAGAGGAAAGCATGGCACGTGGAGATGGGGGTCGGCAGGAAGGGAAGACCCCCAGTTAGGTTGGCTGCCCCGTTTGGAGGCAGGCAAGGGACCACCGTGGCCGGGAGGAGGGACCCGCCTGCCTTGCTGATCCGGGGCACAAATGGCCGATGAGCCAAGCTTGAAGGGCTGCAATAGAGTCTCTTCAGCCAGGCAGTTTTGCCACCTTATTTATTAGGACTATTGTTATCAGGCAGgcgccctttggaactccctgcatgTTGACGTCAGGCAGGCAGCTTCACTGTATACTTTTTGGTCCCTGCTAAAAAACATTCTCATTCAGGCAAGGCTACCTAGGTGCTTGGCAAGTTGGtgtgagttttaatttgtttcagcCTACTGTTGTTTTAACTTTTGGAACGTCTTAAATTATCATTGCTAATTTTTTATCATTGCTAATTTTATTGCCTTGCCGCTTTTTTAGTAGACCACGTTGAGGTGGTTGTATTTACGACCcatcagtgtataaattttaggaaataaatattCTCAATCTGTCGTCTGCTTTTCTCACAGAGCAACCCAAATTACCTCCCACTAAAGCCGGTTTAACAatgccctcctccccaccccccaaaaatacacAACTCAAAGGCAAGACTTGCAGGCCATGCcgctacaataataataataataataataataataataataataataataataatatttattatttataccccgtctatctggctgggtttccccatccattcTGAGtgacttccaaccaaatattaaaaacagtacaaacaGTAAAAACCCTTGAAATTAAGGGCCAAAAGCCCCTGGGAAGAGACTTTGCACAGTGCCTAAAAGCAGGTAAATGTGTCACCAGGCGAGACTCCCTAAGGAGTGCATtctggagccaccactgaaaaggccccaatCTCGTGTGTACATGTTACAATACACCTAGTTTTGGAACAGTAAGAACAAACAATATTATTCAAGAACCCAGTGGTatttaatacagtactgtaaacgGATTGTATGAGACTGAACCTGATGTTatactgctgctgtttttcaaataattttaaaCTAGAAGTAAGTATTTTTTTCTAGGGTGGGGTAGAGAACCAATTTACAGGCAGCCAATTTtgtttacaaaaaaaccccatattttaaaaaagaatgcaccagtaaaaagtaaataaaattagcCAGAGGTAGGATGTGTATGAGCAGCAGCTCAGGGAAGATGGGCAGACGACAACTCCAGATTTCATGGAGAACAGAGGAGCAAGATTGCCCCACAAGTTTGGGGCAACAGCTGAGAAGTCCCTTCCCCCTTGCCAATTAATTCTCACCAGGATGatcggaaggggggggggaggagaggagctcCCTGCAATGTTTGGGGCCCAGGCCATAAAATCTATACACTTgattctttttaaattaaaacaacaactcaaagctgtttacaaaaagataaaatcaataaaaatttgcAATCTTTTAAAACGttcaaaaaatattaaaacagattaaaattcacaccaGGTTTCTAGGTATCTAGACTGGCTATGTctaaaagaagaatgtttttttcAGGCACCAAAAGGAGTACAGCAAAGGCGCCTGCTTGATGTCAACAGTCAGGGAGTTCCACACTTAACAATCAAGTTCAGATTCCGAACGGGGATTATGCGGCAGCTGTGGCAATGCCAATTCCGCCAACTGAAGCAGTCAGTTGGGAATACATGGGGGAAGATgatcttgtaggtaaactggtcccaagttcttAAGGGCTTTATATTCTAATACTaagaccttgaacttggcctggtagcaagtCGGCAACCAGTGAAAATGGTTGTTATATATGccaacaaggcctcactcctgtcagcaattgtgctgcagcattctgcgtTTACTGTGACGGAAACCCCACTTAGCCCAGCGGTTTGAACCCAGGCAGGGACTGTAGTTGTAGGAAAACCAGCCGGGTGCATCTGAAACATCTCCCCTCCTCAAGAGGTCAGGCAGCGTGTTTGGAACGAGGGTTGTCTCCGAGGGCTGCCCCACAGAGTTCACCCAGTAGCGGTCAAGCCTTGGTAGGGGGAAGCACAGTCAAAACGGGCAGCTGAGAGCAGGAAGAGACCTCACCGTATCGCCCTTGAAGAACTTCCAGTCCTCGTCTTTGATGGGCTCCACAGGGATCTTCTTCCGCCAGACCCACGGAGGGTTCTTAGCCTTGTCGGCGATCGAGCCAGGCCGGTTCATGCCATAGCGGTAGCCGCGGTGCGGCTTGAATTTCTCCGCCGCGGCAAGGAGGACAGAGAGCCTCATGGTCCCTGTGAGGAAAGGGAGGCTCAGGGAGGTGATGAAGGGGGGGTAAAGGGGGGGTCACCTGGGCCTT encodes:
- the METTL25B gene encoding methyltransferase-like protein 25B isoform X2; protein product: MVGFSLEAQKRLAADITRVLSLYGFITDAYIIEFFTDNLWGSLPLSWQAALADLQPPQLAALLLENRHTREEEARYSSVWPLSLLAFKASADALAFPRRPSGWAGKSKEAGRPEEFRDNQCQSSRLPPLFRKHVKPKKQHEIRRLGQMVKRLSDLTGCCQVVDVGSGQGHLSRFLAFGLGLSVIAIEGDPRLVTQAAKFDQELVQALRKEGAKRRGQVPSGISLEGPRHVAGWVDPGAPWTEFWQLLQHPEEEEHGPVVDRGSPGAFRPRETANVDPGGEDLPGSPERGAGNTPICHTPRGCQLLLTGLHACGDLSVTLLRYFARCPDVVGITSVACCYMKLTTAEAPVPPGPGPPHSPAEPGYPLSTWVSTLPGHQLSYKAREGACHALEDYAQRLKSQSSALRTHCFRAALETVIRAADPAKKRLGVQTITKAHQLTFSEYARLGLERVGMDPQARLEPGPLQTLLAQEGKVVAFFSLALLLAPLVETLLLLDRMIFLQEEE
- the METTL25B gene encoding methyltransferase-like protein 25B isoform X1, with the protein product MVGFSLEAQKRLAADITRVLSLYGFITDAYIIEFFTDNLWGSLPLSWQAALADLQPPQLAALLLENRHTREEEARYSSVWPLSLLAFKASADALAFPRRPSGWAGKSKEAGRPEEFRDNQCQSSRLPPLFRKHVKPKKQHEIRRLGQMVKRLSDLTGCCQVVDVGSGQGHLSRFLAFGLGLSVIAIEGDPRLVTQAAKFDQELVQALRKEGAKRRGQVPSGISLEGPRHVAGWVDPGAPWTEFWQLLQHPEEEEHGPVVDRGSPGAFRPRETANVDPGGEDLPGSPERGAGNTPICHTPRGCQLLLTGLHACGDLSVTLLRYFARCPDVVGITSVACCYMKLTTAEAPVPPGPGPPHSPAEPGYPLSTWVSTLPGHQLSYKAREGACHALEDYAQRLKSQSSALRTHCFRAALETVIRAADPAKKRLGVQTITKAHQLTFSEYARLGLERVGMDPQARLEPGPLQTLLAQEGKVVAFFSLALLLAPLVETLLLLDRMIFLQEEGFHCQLLPLFDPAFSPRNLVLVAAKTPLGSALLDVAAED
- the MRPL24 gene encoding large ribosomal subunit protein uL24m, coding for MRLSVLLAAAEKFKPHRGYRYGMNRPGSIADKAKNPPWVWRKKIPVEPIKDEDWKFFKGDTVQILKGKDLGKQGMVSQVIRERNWVVLEGLNVHYRYTGRSAIYSGMYTASEAPLLVNWVSLVDPTDRLPTEVEWRYTEEGERVRVSLRTGRIIPKPLEQRDDGIIPEQWTDCPKDTSVEDALEKTYVPSLKTFQEEIMELLGIVETRRFRKSYWY